Genomic DNA from Trichoderma asperellum chromosome 5, complete sequence:
TCTTTGCAAATGCTGTGCAAAGTCTCTTTGTCGGCAGCGTCGGTAGCCTGACCAAAGACCCCCAGAAGATGGGCGTCCGGGTAGGAATGATCTtttccatcatcagcttTGCCTGCCTTACTGGGCCACCTATTGCGGGTGCCCTGATTGACCTTGATAAAGGAAATTTTCTCTATGCCCAAATCTTTGGGATTACTTCAGTAGTCTGCGGCTCTGCCGTGCTCGTTGCCGCTGCTATTGCAAGTAAGAGGTAGAAAGAGATGGTCAAATTTTGTCAAAGAATTGGTCGTAGCAACGTTTCAACTGGAAGGATTTCATATGCTGGATTTCATATTAATATACAAAAGATCTTTGCGGCGTTTTACGTATAAGAAAGACGAATACAATATAGAAATAGAAGtttcaagaagaaaatgaaagttATGCAATCATCAAGCGTCTAAACTTGAATAATTTCCGCTACCGATGCAAGGAAAGTATTGTACTTCAcacttgatgaagatgaagcgaAAATTCTTaaggcacaaaaaaaagaccaaaatCAGGTCCTACTATAGCAGCACAGGGTTAATGCTCCGCGTGTTCTTCAAAATAGCGCTCCATATCGCCCTCCAGAATGTCTTAGCATCCCATATTAACCTTTTTTGCTCCATCTTGTGACAAATGGATATTCAAATTTCTGAGGCCAATAAGGTAATTAACAAAGTCAGCGTAGCATTCATCTTTACCCTGGTGATATTTCAAATGCCagactatttataaaatacgaAGTGAGTGGCTttgattattattattcggCCTCGGGGAATTATCTGTTTCTCCTAGCCTGCTACATAAGCCTCCGTGAGGATTACTCATATTTGCGTTTAACTGATGCTAGATAGCAACTGGGTTATTTCCGCATAGTTTCCGTCAATGTAAACAAAAGGTCGTCTTAAGAAGGTAGCCACAATCGTGAATACGATGGGACTAACGTAAATGTAAAGCCATATTACTGGAACAACCCCTACAACGAATGCAATGTATGCGGTCAGActaatcaatcaatcaatcaatataCAGCATTTTGCTTGTTATCTTCTTGTCGTATCTGTATAGCACTAGGTATTTCCTCCACATGAATCCTTACTAGGCGAATTTGCGGAGCTTCTTGATGAAACTCTCGGCCCGCAATAAAACGGGAATTCGCGACGAAGTGTAAGGGTCACAAACTTCTAACATACATATATCCTGACAATCCTAACCTTCAGAAATTGCGCTGGGTCAAGATTCATGTTTTCTATGATTCCTATGGCATCAATTTCTCAGTCCTTTCTTGTACTGTAGATCGTCCGTGAACTATGTAGTGAGCCAGTTACATGCACTTAAGCTTTTAGCCGGATATAACCCTGGTTTTGGCGATTGGCCGATCTCGGGTAACAAACTCGCTGCATTCCATCTATCACAATACAAGATAAGCGTGAGGGGAAAACGCGCTGTGATAACAGAGACAATCTGTTAGATCGGCGGTTGAACTAGGGTAACTCATATATACCTATTCTGTACCTGCATTCGATGAACCGCCAACATGATCGCTCATCCGACGAGACTGAGCCGTTGCTGTGTCGCATGGCTGACAACGACATGACTTCTTCAGCACTAGAGTCGTCTCCTCTCGAGACGGGCGCTGATGCTGCCCTTGCGCGTCGCGTGGTGAAGAAAATTGATCGAGTCATTATACCTCTGCTGTTTGTTACTTACATGCTCAACTTTATGGACAAAGTTATTTTGTCGAGCGCTGCTGTGTTTGGATTGCGCGAAGATACTGTAAGAAATCACGACCCTCTACGGCGACAGCCGCATAATAAGAGAATTCGTAAACTCATCTATATATAGCATCTTGTAGGACAGCAATACAGCTGGGTGAGCAGCATCTTCTACTTTGGTTATCTCATATGGGAGTATCCAACCACGCTGCTTATCGCCCGTCTACCGACTGCCAAGTATCTCACCTTCAACACTCTTGTGTGGGGTGCTGTCGTGGCGCTGACGGCGGCATGTACCAACTTTGGGGGCCTCATGGCCGTGAGATTCCTGTTGGGAATGGCAGAAGCAACCATCACGCCGGCTTTTATGTTTCTGACGTCAACATGGTACACTCGAGACGAGATGCCGACGCGGGTAGGCATTTGGTTTGCGGGCAACTCCATCGGTGGCATCATTTCTAGTCTGATTGCATTTGGGCTTGGACACGTCCATGACAATGTGCATCCATGGCGATGGATGTATATCCTTCTCGGGGTTGTGACATTTCTCTGGAGTATCCCAatgtttttccttctcccagACAGCATCTCAAAGGCGAAATTCCTCACGGCTGAAGAGCGGGAGATTGCAGCGAACCGCACAATTGTTGCGGGCACAGGAACTACTGAAAATACGCGCTGGAGATGGGATCAATTTGTGGAATGTCTGATGGACCCAAAGACTTGGCTCATCTTTCTTATCGAGCTCATTGGTCAAATGCCCAATAGCGGCACGCAAAGCTTctccaacatcatcatcgcgTCCTTCAACTTCACCTCCTTACAATCTACTCTCATCAATATCCCTTATTCCGTTCTCTCTGCAAGTATCATTGCAGGAACCGGGTGGCTTGCTGGCCGCTACCGTACTTTAAACTGCATCCTCATCGTTCTTGTCCTTATCCCATGTGTCGTTGGCTCTGCTGTCATCTACCGCCGCGATTCAGTGCCCCATGGCGTTCAGTTATTTGCGTATTTTCTCCTATCCCCTGGTCCTGCCGCGATGCCTCTCACCATGGCCCTCGTGCAGTCCAACTATCGCGGTGttacgaagaagatgacggtcACAGCCATGCTCTTTCTTGCATATTGTACAGGTAATATCGCTGGCCCTCAGTTCTTCCGCGCATCTGAAGCGCCAACCTATAAGACGGCTTTCAAGACAATTATGATTTGCTACTGCCTCGTCATATTTCTGGCTGTTGTTTTGAGATTTTATTTGCAGTGGATGAATGCGAAGCGCATGAAGGAAGAGGGCTTTGTTGGAAATGCGGGAGCAGCTGGCGTAGTGGCTGCGGGAAAGGTATCGGATGTTTTAGATGGAAAAGATGTTGCGGAAACAGTTACAGGTATTCAATTACGACCAGAGGATTACGAAGATGTGACAGACTGGAAAACGGTGGGATTTAGATATCGACTGTAGGTAATGATTTACAGTATTGTGCTAATCTGCACAACCTTCTAAATAACACCCATTCATCTCTGCATTATACAAGCGACACGCCTATTTTGAACGTATTCTAGAAAGTTTGTGAGCATAGGGATTTAGGCCAAGTCCATTTACCAACTAAAAGCTACCCGTAAATAAAcagtaaataaaaacatcAGTCTATTATCGGTTCACTTCACTTCTCATGTACTAATTCTAACAAACGAACCACTTATTTTGTTTCCGATAGCTCAGCTGCCTTGCTATACTCAATAAGAGGTTCGCCACCAGCGACAATGCTATGAAAATGGCCAAGAGTAACTGTTGCTACTTCTTTGCTCTTATCGAGAAAGTTATCTTCATCTGGGGCAATAACGTTCAAGTAGTATGGGTCGTTAAAAGCGTTTAAAAAGTGCTCCAAGCTTGTGATTTCCCATATAACAGCGCCGTCAAAGTCCATAACAGCCAGGGGAAGCGGCGTTGCTGTTAATGGCTGGCGTAGAGCGCTAGATGTGTGGATCTAGTAACACAAGAGAGTTGATTTAGTTAAGCATAGAGAGACGTTCGAAGAATAGTTATGGTTACCTGTGTGTATCCGATTAAGCCATGCTTCTTGGACCAATACGCAATCTTGGGGGCGTGAACATTCCTCCAGTAGTCATAAAACTGCTCCTCTGTGAGGTCAGGTCGGCGTCTGATAAAGCATATTTTGTATAGCGAGGAACTCATGATGAGAAAGTTGAGGTAAATGATGAAAAATTGATGCCAGTATTATTAGACAAGAGATTTAAAAGTCAAAGTCAAATGAATTCATTATGATTGCCTTGATGCGCCACTCGCTGCTGTCgagatatatatttatatagtctCTACATATACAAACTTCATAAAGCACGCACTCGCCCGTCCTTCGGTCGAACAACCAATCTATTTGAGATCAACACTTAAATTGCGACGTCATTTATACGAGAGAATATGACTTGAACAGCAAAGAATCGGTCAATCGCACTGCCAACTAGGGGTACGCTAAGTGTGGAGAACTTCAACAGCGGCATCTTTCGTCCGCCGAGCTCGGCCGAATGAAATAACGTATGAAAGCCGGCAGCATAAAAATATCATGaagtgaagaggaagagggagcaTCTGGAAAATTCATTGAGGATATGGATCAATAAAATTCTATGTGCCATCATACGTATTTTTCACCATGAGCGAAATTACAAAAGTTATAGTGGTTGGGGTATGTTGGTTTCCACCACAAAACGTCAGTCACATATTCTAACCACGAATAGGCTGGAGGCTACTTGAACCCCATTGTAATTTCGTCCCTGCAGTCGCACGGATTCTCAGTCTCTGTTCTGGTTAGAAACACTTCGAACGTTGTGCCTCCCGCCGGAATCACGGTTTATCGCACCGATTATTCggactcttctcttttgcttgCATTCAAGGACCAAGATGCTGTTGTTAATACAATTACAATGCCGGACTTTGCAGcgcaaaagaaaatgatTGATATCGCAGTCCTGGCTAGGGTGAAGCGATTTATACCAGCGGAGTTTGGGATCGATACCTCGAAGGAGGAAACGGTCGAGATCATGACCTTTTTAAAGATGAAGCCACAGATTATACAGTACCTTCGATCTATCCAAGACAAAATAACTTGGACGGGAATCATAACCGGGCCCTTTTTCGACTGGTACGTAATCCACTGTCTTGTACATTATTTTCGTTCAACACATTGCACTATGGCGTTCTTCGAGCAGAGTTGTGCTGACGCAGGATTTTCGAACAGGAGTCTACGTCAGGGATTCTTCTCATTTGATGTCCCATCTCGCACAGCTTACATCCACCAGCCTGGGCACCATATGCACCGCTTCAGTTGGTCGAACTTAGCAAATGTTGCAGAGGCTGTGGCGCATGTCCTTTTGTCCAAAAATTTCCCAATCGTGGACAACCGATACGTGCATGTGAGATCATTCAATGCAAGCCAAGATGAAATTTTGCAGTCGCTTATATCGGCTACGAAACGAGTGGATATCTCAAGGGGCCGGGACCACACTGAGTGGAAGATCATTGATGTTGACCTCGAAGAGAAAGTCTTGGAGGCGCGGAATAAGTTGGCACAGGGCGACTCTGGCAGCCTGGGCTATATTCTTAGTAAAGCAATCTACCGGACTGGAGGCAATTACGATTTGGAGGGCGTCGTGATGAATGAAAAGCTAGGCATGAAGTTGGAAGAAAGCTTAGATGCCACTGTCGAACGAGAAGTGACGATGCTTTCATCTTGATTCAGGCATTTAATTAGGGGCTAGATACAGTCATTTATTATACCGGCTATTGTGGCCCATATGActgcatttataaatatcctCTCCATCAAGGTATTCATTGTCATTGGATACTTTGAGCTAGGGGCAAATACTTTGCTAAATATCGGCGCAACAATAAGTGGCCAAAAGCCTCCGAATACAAACGATATATTTTACACTAAAACTTGTTCTAATATTAAAGCtgagtaataaaaaattagaGAACTAttgtattttaaaaaacattAGTAACaaatacttaattttatccttctttttattcttttttatattaatttatagagATTACcagattttaaattatatcatTCATATACAATTTACTTATACAGGGTTATGCTTGCAGGTATCGTGTTATTGGCCTTCATTGTTGGTTTAACTGTAAGctattacctatatttaCACCATAATCTTGGAGCAaagagtattaataaattctgAATGATCAAAAGTCTATATATATCCTTCTATTAGACTACTAtattatgtatttttttttctctctctatctctctaaTTTTCTTCAACATGAAATGATGAAATCCTATAAGTATTTTGTAGGGTGACTTTTGGTGTTCTGAGGTGATGCACCGTCATATTCTTGGACGCTTTTGactgcatgcatgcagacCTAGGTATTATATAAGCTGAGGCATGTTCCCATATCTAGTGCTGTTTGCTGTGTCGTATTACATGAAAAcatttgctgctgttcaATATACTAGTTTCTGACGAGACAACTGGAAACGTTCGATAATGACACAATCGATAAAAGTTTCGTAGGATTTATGGCTCGGACGATTAGCAATGAGTTAAATTCAGAGCTGCTTAAACAGTCCTTAGGCTTAAGAAACATTATTTCCAGAACTGGGAAAAGCTAATTTGCCCAGAGTCGTTCACCCCTGCACCATTAGGCAATCGAAACGGCCGACTTCCGCGCTTGGGACAAGCACAAAGGACCATGTATATTAAACGCCTTTGAGCTTTTTGTTTGCTATTGGCTGGCTCTACGCTGTTACTGGTAGTATTGCCCGTTGGACTTTTACTTGCGCCCATTGCCACGTACGCCAAAGGTGTACCAGCATCAGATCAGAGTAGCACTCAAAGTTGCTGAAAGACAAAGCCTTGTAGTTTCGACCAAACCCGGTCATGGTTCACCTGACTACGGGGTACATGTAAGAGATCATCCCCCGTGCTGGCGACCAGGTCGTCGGGACGCCATCGCGATGTAAGGTAAGCCTTAAAGCCTCATAGCTCGAGAACTTCAGCGAGAATCTCGTCATCACTAAGAACACCCCTCCGGCATGGCCAATGATAGGCCTGGACTTACAACCTCCCAAACCGTCTGCTTGCATTAGCAAGGGTGCCGGAGCCCGCCAAGCTAGCTGTTAGGTCCACTTTCGGCTACCAATACCACCATCACTACTGATTCTGGAGTCTGATAAATGGTGGTTAGTTGTGGGAAGGTTCCTGCGCCCTGGGGGCAGACCACCCTGCTGTGCTGTGGGCGAATTTCTCCAAGTCGGCATCCTGTGCTAGAATGCCCCGCCGAACACAAGGCCAATAGGTAGCACCCAACAATATTTCTGCCGTGGAATGATTTGTTTCTTAAAGCATGGCGCATTCGTATACACATAGTCTCCTGGCATGGCGCTGCGGATAGTGCTAGTGAGGGGTTAATAACACAAGTCACCGACTCCATGGAGTGTGAGCGGCCCCTAATAAGTAATCGGGCCAAGTACGAATAGAACGTGGAGATTCCATTTATTTGTACCCACGACCCTCGATCGTTTCACCATCACTTGAGAAACACCAAATCAACCTCGAGATACCTACAGAATGGCTCCATCGTCTGTTCAGCATCGCCCGGGCCACTCGCTGCCGCATCTCAAGGTCCGAAAGGTCCGCAAGGGCACGCGGAGCTGTTGGGAAtgtaggtttttttttttcaggccGCCAGCATATTCCTGCAATCAGCTTCCACTGGCTATTACCATCCAACTGTTAATCATGATGGATTTCTAGGCAAACGTCGCAAGATCAGATGTACATTCGCTGACGGAGACTCGACCAAATGCGTGTGGTGTCTTTCCCACGGTTCAGCCTGTGTCAGCCAGCAATACCAAGATGACAGCAGCGATCATTCGCGCTCTCAAAACATGGAAGAGCGGGTGCTTCGTGTAGAGAGTTTATTAGAACGAGTACTTGAAAAGCTGGAGGCTGGAGCCCAGCATACGCAGCAGACCACGGAGTCCTCGGAACACGCGACAACTACCGAGGATAGCACCGGAATCGACGTTATTAACACGGATTCGATATCAGCACCCTCTTCAACATCTAACGTGGTTTCTGTCTTTCACAACGCTTCTGTAGGCTgctttccccccccccttccatACTAGCATGAAATATTCGCTAAATCCCTCTCTTCACTCCTTCTAGTTTATGTTGGAAATTGGTGGTGAAGGGATATCTTCCACAGATGCATCAGCCTCAACACTAGATGGCAACCGAGCCCTGGTGCCCGGCAGCACGAGAATGTGGCCGAAACTAGGGAGAATATCTCGCATGCTGCTAGAGCTTACACCGCCTCGTGCAGTTGTTGAACTCATCGATAGCGAAAGCTCACCCTGGATCGGTCAATTGCTGCGGCCCCTACCTTCTCTTCGTCAATCCCTCAAATTTTCGCTAATCAGAATGCTGCCGATCGAACCGACACCTGCTAGGCATCCGACAGTTATTGCAAGAGCTTTAATGGTCATTGTTATATGTCTACAACAGCTTCCAAAGAGTACAGATATGAAGAAGTACCGATTACCATCTTCGCGAAACGAATACATGGAACAGGTTACGACAGCTATAATCTCCTTGGTGACATCTGATGACGAGATTATTGCCACAAACGAGGGCCTGGAATGCCTActtctcatctccatcttctttgtcAACTCAGGCAGACCGCGGCGGGCATGGCTTAACAATCGAAGAGCTTTAGCAGTCGCGCAACTAATGGATCTCCACAGGGCCTCTGTGCACGATACCGAGGAGGACGGCAGCATAGTGGGTATCTGGCCTCATCTTCTGCACCACGACCGTCATCTCTCTCAGATTCTCGGATTCCCCTGCGGAATTATAGATTCGTACGAGCCTTTCGTGTTAGACGACCTCGCATTTATGCAACACTTGAGTGAAAGCCAGCAAGATATGCTTTACCAAAGGCAGCTTGACAGGATCACCGCCCTTTTGATCGAGAGAGATCAACGCTCTCCAACACTAGCAGTCCCCATCATGATGTCCATCGATAGTGCACTGGGTAGTTTGGCAAAAGCCATGCCGTATTCATGGTGGCATCCGTTTGACCGGGTCTCAGGAAGCCAAGCAGGAGCAATGGGCATGCTCTACAGTCGATATAACGTTCAACTATGGCACCATCACCTCGACATGTCGAATCACCTACCGTTTATGCTCGATGTTACAGACGAACGGCGAGGCGAGTACAGCAGGATTCAGTGTCTCAGGGCCGCACGAGAGCTCATCAAAGTCTATATCCCACTGCGAACGACATTTGGCATGTTCTCCTGCTGCATGACAAATTTCCAAGCATTCACAGCCGCAGTGGctatcatcttcaacatgtTTCTACAGACACCAACAGCCGAATTCGAAGTTTTGTCTGGCCAGAGAGCCGGAGACTGGGCCCTGATTGCGGCTATTATCGACGTCTTGGATGCGGCAATTGAGCGATTCGACGACCGCGTGGCGCTACAAGCGCGCGATGTTCTAAAGCTGCTCCAAGCAATAGAGAATGACCCCAAAAGCCTGAAGGGCGACAAGTTTCACTTTACGATACCCTATTTCGGGGTCATCTCCATTGCTCGGAAGATGCCTGCCGGCGAGCCAAGCGATGCGACGGTAATGCAGACCGACAACACCAATGGCGACCACATGACCGATCCTTCACTAGGCCTGGATTATTCGCCGTCGTTTATGACCACAATCGACTTTATGGGGCCTAATACTGCGGTTGACGTTGACGAGCTGATGAAGCAGTGGTTGGCCGAGGAGGTGTAGTCGGTTCTCTCGAAACAGCAAATACCACTAGGTCTTCGGAGAACAAGGATCTAGTTCCTTTATAGTGAAGGCATTCACGTCAGCAGACTAATTTTGACATATTAATTTCTTGCTGGCAGTTTCCCCATGCGGGATAAAGGTCAAAGCTCGGCGTTCAAGGGAGTAGGCCGATTATATAGGCAAAAGCGGCAGTGGCTTCATGCAATACTACGGCATGGTAGTATCGATACCCTCATATACAGCAATTGAATTCAAGGATCATTTAGGTTCTTATATGTCTGCTACGTGCGCAGTCCCAGTTCGTGCTAGGTTGAGGCTATCGCTTCGCGGATGCGGAAATAAGCTACGCAAGACGCGTGAGATTCGGAAATCGGGATTAGAGATGCTAACCCAGAGCGCGTATTGAGCACATTACTGTATCACCAACTCTTCTGGCATGGACAGGGATTTGTAAGCTGCTCGGAACTAGCCGAGGTAAGCAGCGCACATGTCTATGGTCTTTGAGTAATGGCAGAGACAGGAACTCGTTGCCTTGACAAGCGAAGCCATAGTATCGCGTATTTCAACATCATGGATAGCACGATTAGATATAATaggatagaaaaaaaatcctcaATGTTTAAGGGCAATTTTGCATTTAGGGCAAAGTTTATTGCTTTACTGCGGAAACAACACAAACAAGCCAGATCAATATACTGCACTTAGTTTGTTGTTTTAAGCTTTGCATTAcgtttaaaactatatagggAGTATATACAATACCAATAGTATGATACACGTAATACCTAATAtactctcttttcctctagTTTCTTTGGTGTTCCATTCATGCAACTTACTCTATAGGCTTACTCATGCATGATAAGCCTATCCTTTTTCgcattttataaagaaacccCTCGTAAGCATGCAGATGGGTGCTAACCATGAGATATCCTACAATTTGTTGAATTATGAGTTCCCGAGACGCAAGCGGTAGTAGTGCTATGTTTGAGCTTCCTCCTCTGGTATTCCCCGTGTATCCCCGAGCTTATTCACCGTTATTCCGTACTCCATAGTGTAGCTTCTGCTTTCCCAAACCCCGGCTTTATATTAACATTATGCATTATTATGTAATTCGCTGCATTTATGCTTACTTTCGGAAAACATGATTGACTGCCCCGTATTCCCTTCTTTTGTAGCTCTGCTATGAGTTTTGCCTGTGAATAGGAAACAACGAACTTCATCTCCGGGAAACCAATCTTTCAGATCATAGTTACGAGGTGCATTGTGGCATCCCTCCTGATATATCACTCTACTACATAGTATAAGATCCTTGATCCTTGAAGATACTGCCTATCTACTATACTATTTCACACAGTCGAGGAGATAAGAAGGCTTATGAGGTATGCAGTGCGTCTCTAGGGCGTGAGCCAAAATGAAGGGACCCCTGTCTATGGCGTGTCTTTAATAGTTTCTATCATTCTCTGGCATGACGTATCGGGAGCACTCCTCGCACACCAAGATTTAAAGTATGGCTCTTATAAAGCACCCCAAGTATTTCGTATGTATTTCACACTACCCGTAGGTATACAAGCCATTGGCAGACATCAATGTCAACGCCACTGTAGGGCTGAACCGTTTCCCCAGATCGGTTACGACCAGggcctttctttccttgtaGCATTCGAATCCTCTCCAACATAATGTCCTGTTCTTGATTTCATGGAAGATATTATGCTAAGACTACCAATACCAATGTTGTTTGTGAATGTGGCTGCCAAGCTTAAGAGGAGCCAAGAGGCTAGGGTGAACACAAtacaaataaataaagactgCCAATTAACCATAACTACAATTTGACAGGGCCTAACATATGTATCTACTGGGTCAACAGCGCTCGATACGTAAAGGTggaaatactatttatttatatctttcatTTATAGTCCAATGTAATTCATGATTCCACAGCTAGAACAAAGAAGGTTACTATTTTGCTAGCCTTTTTAGGCCAAATCGTTTCCCACGGCAGCTATTTTACTTACAGACAAAGGGACCCACGATTTAACTCAATGAGAGGGGGCGCAGCCACATAGTGATGGATGTAATCTTGCCAAAAATATGACAGATTGGATATGGCCAATCCTCGCATCATGTCAGTGCCGCAATCGTGTCAAGATAGCTAGGCCTGCTTATAGCTTCATCGGCTAACTGATGGTTTAGTATTGCAAGTAAGGACGAAAAAGAGACTGGCGGCTAAGATAAGATCCATCAACACAAGTGGTCTATTATTGTCTCTTCCCCTCTATGTTTATCTTTTGGTAAGCTAAAGATGCTATAAGACCCAAGGCTATGGATCACCCTGGAAAGACAGGACCCGCATCAGCTACGAGAATTTTTCAGTGCGTTTCGAATCGTCAACAGAGTGTTGCGATTTCAGTCACGCGAGgtgatttctttttatggCCGTTACAGAGGCTATGAGTTTGCCCATGTAGCCAAAACCGATTCTGTCATACCCCTTTTATTGAAATACAGCAAACATATCATGTGTAGGTGGATAGTAAATATATCTTGATTatctcatcatcaccttGGAGGTCCCCTAAAGCCCCACGTCGATGGGATCGTACCCACGCGGTATTAGTCTCAGCCTCACGCTTGGGCCCGTGTCAGCATTTAACAAGGAGTAAAGCGATTTCAACTCTACAATATGCTCCGTACTCGACACAGCCCGAATGTCTATTCGGTCAAGCCGCCGGGGAGCGCCGCTCGCCCCTGTATCATAATTTTAGCAGTGCTTACTAGCTTCTTGGTGTTCCCTAAGAATAGCTGCTTAATGTGGACTACTCACTGCCGATCGTCGTGAAACGCAGTGGGGGACGGTTTCTAACCAATGAATCTGAACCATCTTTTATGAACAGGACCACTGAGTGAAGGCCACAGTAAGACGCAGCGCCCCATTTATCACGGACGTGACCATTTCCACCATTGTGAGCTCAACCGTCTCGGAGAGCTTACCTAGTTGTTCGAGATCGGCGGAGAGGTCCTGAAGTGATCTGCGTTGCGATTTTGACGGGCTTCCTGATAGGCTTGTGGATGTCTAGTATAGGCAGGACACAATGGACAGCCTGCAACATTATGAGCCCCGGGCCGATGGGCATGAAGACCCGGTCCGAGGAGTAATTGCAGCAGCGAGACAAGCgaaattctttatatagctttCGATGATTTCCGGGGTGTCTGTCATGTTTTTAATCACGCGGCACTCGTGGGTGTAG
This window encodes:
- a CDS encoding uncharacterized protein (EggNog:ENOG41), which gives rise to MAPSSVQHRPGHSLPHLKVRKVRKGTRSCWECKRRKIRCTFADGDSTKCVWCLSHGSACVSQQYQDDSSDHSRSQNMEERVLRVESLLERVLEKLEAGAQHTQQTTESSEHATTTEDSTGIDVINTDSISAPSSTSNVVSVFHNASFMLEIGGEGISSTDASASTLDGNRALVPGSTRMWPKLGRISRMLLELTPPRAVVELIDSESSPWIGQLLRPLPSLRQSLKFSLIRMLPIEPTPARHPTVIARALMVIVICLQQLPKSTDMKKYRLPSSRNEYMEQVTTAIISLVTSDDEIIATNEGLECLLLISIFFVNSGRPRRAWLNNRRALAVAQLMDLHRASVHDTEEDGSIVGIWPHLLHHDRHLSQILGFPCGIIDSYEPFVLDDLAFMQHLSESQQDMLYQRQLDRITALLIERDQRSPTLAVPIMMSIDSALGSLAKAMPYSWWHPFDRVSGSQAGAMGMLYSRYNVQLWHHHLDMSNHLPFMLDVTDERRGEYSRIQCLRAARELIKVYIPLRTTFGMFSCCMTNFQAFTAAVAIIFNMFLQTPTAEFEVLSGQRAGDWALIAAIIDVLDAAIERFDDRVALQARDVLKLLQAIENDPKSLKGDKFHFTIPYFGVISIARKMPAGEPSDATVMQTDNTNGDHMTDPSLGLDYSPSFMTTIDFMGPNTAVDVDELMKQWLAEEV
- a CDS encoding uncharacterized protein (EggNog:ENOG41); this translates as MSEITKVIVVGAGGYLNPIVISSLQSHGFSVSVLVRNTSNVVPPAGITVYRTDYSDSSLLLAFKDQDAVVNTITMPDFAAQKKMIDIAVLARVKRFIPAEFGIDTSKEETVEIMTFLKMKPQIIQYLRSIQDKITWTGIITGPFFDWSLRQGFFSFDVPSRTAYIHQPGHHMHRFSWSNLANVAEAVAHVLLSKNFPIVDNRYVHVRSFNASQDEILQSLISATKRVDISRGRDHTEWKIIDVDLEEKVLEARNKLAQGDSGSLGYILSKAIYRTGGNYDLEGVVMNEKLGMKLEESLDATVEREVTMLSS
- a CDS encoding uncharacterized protein (EggNog:ENOG41~TransMembrane:10 (i53-79o91-114i126-144o150-168i180-201o213-233i345-365o377-396i408-428o440-461i)), which translates into the protein MNRQHDRSSDETEPLLCRMADNDMTSSALESSPLETGADAALARRVVKKIDRVIIPLLFVTYMLNFMDKVILSSAAVFGLREDTHLVGQQYSWVSSIFYFGYLIWEYPTTLLIARLPTAKYLTFNTLVWGAVVALTAACTNFGGLMAVRFLLGMAEATITPAFMFLTSTWYTRDEMPTRVGIWFAGNSIGGIISSLIAFGLGHVHDNVHPWRWMYILLGVVTFLWSIPMFFLLPDSISKAKFLTAEEREIAANRTIVAGTGTTENTRWRWDQFVECLMDPKTWLIFLIELIGQMPNSGTQSFSNIIIASFNFTSLQSTLINIPYSVLSASIIAGTGWLAGRYRTLNCILIVLVLIPCVVGSAVIYRRDSVPHGVQLFAYFLLSPGPAAMPLTMALVQSNYRGVTKKMTVTAMLFLAYCTGNIAGPQFFRASEAPTYKTAFKTIMICYCLVIFLAVVLRFYLQWMNAKRMKEEGFVGNAGAAGVVAAGKVSDVLDGKDVAETVTGIQLRPEDYEDVTDWKTVGFRYRL
- a CDS encoding uncharacterized protein (EggNog:ENOG41); protein product: MSSSLYKICFIRRRPDLTEEQFYDYWRNVHAPKIAYWSKKHGLIGYTQIHTSSALRQPLTATPLPLAVMDFDGAVIWEITSLEHFLNAFNDPYYLNVIAPDEDNFLDKSKEVATVTLGHFHSIVAGGEPLIEYSKAAELSETK
- a CDS encoding uncharacterized protein (EggNog:ENOG41); translation: MLEIGGEGISSTDASASTLDGNRALVPGSTRMWPKLGRISRMLLELTPPRAVVELIDSESSPWIGQLLRPLPSLRQSLKFSLIRMLPIEPTPARHPTVIARALMVIVICLQQLPKSTDMKKYRLPSSRNEYMEQVTTAIISLVTSDDEIIATNEGLECLLLISIFFVNSGRPRRAWLNNRRALAVAQLMDLHRASVHDTEEDGSIVGIWPHLLHHDRHLSQILGFPCGIIDSYEPFVLDDLAFMQHLSESQQDMLYQRQLDRITALLIERDQRSPTLAVPIMMSIDSALGSLAKAMPYSWWHPFDRVSGSQAGAMGMLYSRYNVQLWHHHLDMSNHLPFMLDVTDERRGEYSRIQCLRAARELIKVYIPLRTTFGMFSCCMTNFQAFTAAVAIIFNMFLQTPTAEFEVLSGQRAGDWALIAAIIDVLDAAIERFDDRVALQARDVLKLLQAIENDPKSLKGDKFHFTIPYFGVISIARKMPAGEPSDATVMQTDNTNGDHMTDPSLGLDYSPSFMTTIDFMGPNTAVDVDELMKQWLAEEV